AACATTCATGGTGATATTAGGAAGTATCTCACTATAAGAAGTAGCAAAGACATTTGCAAATAAAAAAGATGATTAGAAGTTGCAAATGTTCTATCCAATTATGAGTTAATCTCAATTCTGAGAATTTCCTCTATCCAGGCAACCTAAGAATCCTTAAAAGAAAAAGTCTGATAAATGGCAtcacattatatttttatgggATGGCTCCCTTCTTTCATTGCAGAATcttaaaattaagtttataatAGAGAAGACAACCATTTTCTCATTCCACACCTGTCCCTGCTAAAGAGGAACTTATTTGAAACTTCTCTTGAGAACTTAATTCAAACGTTTCAATGACCAGGCTAGAGTCATGCTTTTCATCCACACTCATGATACATCTAAAGGGGCCATGCATAATTAACCTTAACATCCGCAGGTGTGAAATTACCACTTCAAGTACAACAATAGttaaaagaaagggaaaaggCACAGcagaaatgaaataataaattgcTGTAAGTACCTGGACATCTCCAGCTGCAAATACACCTTCCACAGATGTGTTTGCTGTGCCCTCCTTGACCAATATGTAGCCCGAGTTATCAAGTTCAACTTGGCCTTCCAACAGTTGACTATTTGGTGAATGACCTATGCCATAAAACAAGCCTTTTGCCTCGAGCACAGATTCTTCCTGAGTATCAGCTTTTCTGATCAAAATTCCCGACATCTGGCCTTTTGGGTTGCTGACGACATCCACAGTCTCAGTGTTGAAATGCACAGTGATGTTTGGATTGTTGAAAACTCTGAAACATTCCCCATAATCAACCTGTTAAACAAACATTTCAGGGAGTTGAAACTCGAAATATATAGATCATTAGTAATTCAATCCGCTTCAAAGAATGAGGTTACAGAAATAGGTATAGCACAAGAAGAATAGCGGCAATAGATTGAAACTAGGGAAGAGTCAAACATGAAAATAACCAGCAACAAACCAACCAAGAAACACTGGATTATATATCAACGCACTCATCTGGAGGATATACCTACTTTAGTCAATCACGTAATGTGACTTGCAGGTGCATACTGAACTAAAATTATGATGATAGTGTAATGTGGAGAGCACATTCACTAGTGTGTACAACACAACAATGAACCCTTTTGAATTAGTATTTATTGAAATGCCTCTAGCTAAACCATATTACGTGCTAGAAAAGTGTAATCGAAGAGATAATCTTTGGTGACTCCCTTCCCAGCATTATGAAGTCGATATTCCAGGAACTGTCTATTGTACTCGATAAGATAATGAAATAAAGTACTAAAAAACACAAAGAAGACAGGCATGGATGTATCTCAGAATGTGGCCTCTGACAAGGCCAAGCTCACAACCATCATTGGGATCTTCTACCGTAAGTGCCTCATATGGCAGGGCCTGGAAGAAGCGAAAAAGATGGCACATATGCACATGTTTCTTTGAAGTAAAGAACCAGCACATTCAAAGTAAATAGTGATTTGACAAAATATAGGTGAAGCATGTCTGTGTAGATATCTTAAGCGCAAGAGAACTTCCCTAGATGTTTTTAAAGATTACATTAACGTATCGTACTTGTAAGCAGCCATGATATGACACTTGGAAACACTGCTATCATTCATCTCTCAGTCTGCAAGACACTGACaattttaacttaaattatTCATCTCTCAGTCTGCAATGTCTTAAAGTGACACCGACAACTTTACAAATATTTAAGGTATTCTACATCATATCAAGCCCTCTAAACTAAGGAAACCATTATGGAGGATGAGAGTATTATATGACCCTAACAATCCTCTCCCAAAGAAACCAAAAATGGCCCATCAGATACGACCTCGATCTTAAGATAAATTCTAATGCCTTGTGCTATAACATTGGAACggaaaaataatatgaaatgcACACAACAATTACCTGTCTTGCATTGCTCTTGATGCTCTTAGTTGGTCCTTACGGACAAGTAAATGAACATGGCGCGCATACTTTGTTAAGTATATTGCTTCCTCTGTAGCTGTATCACCACCTCCAACAACAGCAAGGACCTGACCCTTGAAAAGTGGTGATGCTCCATCACAAATTGCACAGGCACTAATTCCTCTGCTCCAAAATTCATCTTCACGGGGTAATCCCAACCTTCTTGCATTGGCTCCAGTAGCCACAATAATGCTATGACACTTTACctgaaaataaagaagtgagCAGTGATCCAATATATGAAGCCTAATGTGGGAACTACATACCAAGGGGAGTAAGACAACTAGAAGTTTAAGGAATTAATTTGGCATCTGCGACTGCAAGAACTAATGCATTTCAAGCCCAACATCTCTTACAACATATGAAACAAACACGCCCTTCCCTTTTGTTATTGCAGAGGGAATCAAAAGAGTGCCGGTACCACAAATATGGATGTATGTTTCATGACCATCTCATGTATCAGATGAACCTCAGAGAATTGAGGGATTATAGACGGAAAACAAAATCGAAGATGCTTCTTTCATTCATAAGGTACAGAGAACACGTCAGACTCTTATATCATGGCTAAGGTACTCTGAAGATATAGATTGTTCTTTACACAATGCAGCAAATTGATCTTTCTAAAAAATGCAGCAAATTGTGAGGCCTCTTGTTCTACCATGTCAGCATCTTTTACATCTCATAAAGGAAAGAGatactaaaaaaatagaaaacgaCTTGTATACTTGTACTTAATCAAACCACTTCCGAATGGAAAACACGTAAACCCATAAAGAAGTCCCGGTGTAGTTAAAATGTCTCTGTACtttgaaaagaattatttttattggaaAGAAAATGTTTCTGTCTAGAAGAATAAGAAAACCCAGAAAGTACGAGCTTAGATGCCTTCTATGTAatagcataatatattttttatccaagaaaaggaaaaatgttgAATCTATTTCTCTTCTTCCATTACACGTCTGAAATCTGTTTAGCTTTTCAGTTCTCACTCCAAATGAGAATACATACGTTTATATCTAACTTCCTGTAATTTTCTGGGCACTGTTTTGAGAACATATTGCAAACTTGACAAAAATACATGAACTGTTAAATAGTTCAAAAGTGACactcaagaaaagaaaaaaagattgcTGGGGTCTTGATAAATGATGGCCATCCTTATATTCTTTACCCCATAAAATTTGTTAAAACATCAGATATTAGAATTGTTCTTGCGTGGAATTTTAAAAGATGCTCCAATTCAGAATAGGCAAACAGTTTGATGGGGATTAAAGATTTAAGCAGTTATAACATAACCTAGACAAAGTAATCAGCAACTAAAGGATGCATCACCTTACGTTCACTACTGTGGACAGTAAAGGGAGCATTCTTTACATCAATAAATTCCACATCTTCCTGATACAATTCAGCTCCCCATCTCTCAGCTTGTCGCCTCATCCTACCAAAATTACATAATTTCTCAGCCTTCAACAAAACTTTTGTCTATAAAAGGAAACTTCAAATAGATATCTTAATGAGAGTAAATGCTCAAAAACTTTTCTTATACCTATCCATTAAGTCAGGTCCAGTTATCCCCTCAGGAAATCCAGGAAAGTTTTCTACTTCAGTTGTTGTCATCAACTGTCCTCCTGGCACACCACCAGCTTGAAACCCCTCAAACACTACAGGCTTCAAATTAGCCCGAGCTGCATAAATTGCTGCTGTATATCCAGCAGGACCTGATCCTATTATTACCAAGTTTTCAATACCCTGAGCTGGAACAAACAAAAACACCAGTATTCTCAAAATTATACAACTAATTGCATATAAACTGCTGACAAATGAGCTATTTCCAGCTGCAAAATCAACCCAAAAGAGCAATTTCCAGCTGCAAAATTAACCAGcatcattttatatttcaaatgcAATTCCGAATTTCGATAATACTTATGCTCGACTTCAATTCAATCAACTAACATACCACTCCTAATTCACTTAATTgactaaaacaaatttaaaaaatacactatttattCAGAAATGCACACTGTAAGTCTACCTGAAGAACTAGTTCCGACCGGTTCCACCTCCGCCGCAGCTCGAATCGAAAACGAGGACGCACGGCTGCGAGTCAAGTGACCATTAACTGAGTCAACTCGAGCAGCTCCTCCCCGTCGACTCGTACCGGAGTTGATAACGAGCAAACCGGTCGGAATGCAGTGACCGGTCGATAAAGCCGCCGGAGTAGCCGCCATGGAAGTGGATGCGGGTCGGATTTTGGTCCGGATTCGGATTCCGATACCAACGGAGTTTGTAatattgggagtagtattagCCATTGGTTTCGGAACGTAGATATCTCTACAGCTGACACAAATTTGTTTCAACTAActattttcccttttctctCTCACACACTTACACACACATCTGTGTGTTTTGTCTTTGGATTTGTGCCGTGTGTGTGAGATTTATTCGTAATTTTATGGGGTGAGGATAACCACTCAAcgaactataatttttattttatttttttccaaaaaaaaaaagaactatataagtaattttatcAAAGTTCATTGTTTTTGGTCCtctgaagaaaaaatattatccaAACAACCAAATGATATTTTGTATTCAAAGTGTAATACATAGTTTTCCAGTGAGAAAATGTGTGGCAACAAGTTTGTCCAACATTAAGTATTGTTTGCTTTGTATTTTACTTATTGTttgtcaaaaaatataatttttctgataaattttaaaagttgcaCTTCATTTTTCAGtgtcaaaaattgaaaattttaaagataaatacACGATGtaaattatttggatcattgatttctaagataaataaatttaaccGGCGGATCAATAAGAAGCAATCTCTTTGCCACACAAAAATATTGTTAAGATCTTAATACATCCCACCGCCTCCAAACTACGAAGGGGAGACCAGAAAAGAAGACAAAACACAGAAGAATGAAAGAAAGTACAAGTCATTTGAGCAGCATAACTATACCAACATATTCATATCATGCACCAGTAAGCTGATTTTCATGCATTCAGAATTCAGACATCAATGAGTAAATAAAGAGACTGAAAATGGGGACTAAACTCTCCAGTAAGACTAGAGGTACCAAATTATGATACAAGAAAGTTGATTCTCAGACGACTCGACGAATGTTAATAGTCTTAAAGAAAACATCAATATGGCTAATAGAGCTATATTCTAGACAAGTATTTCACATAACCAAGACCTAAATCGGAACTTCCATTTTTATTGGTATAGGTGAAGTGTCTAAAGATGCATTCTGAAGCCAGTCCTTGGCACAGATGAGGGCCTCCACGGTCTCAGGACGCAAGGAACACCTGTAGTGATCCATCTCTTTGCTAACTGTGCTAAATATAGAATCAGCCGTTACTGTTGAAACAGGAACTGACAAGATGTCACGAGCCATTTTTGACAAAGTTGGGTACTTAATTCTGTTGAGCTTCCACCAACCCACCACATCAAACTCGTGAACACGAGGCAGCAAGGACTCTTCCAGATATTGATCAAGTTCTGACCTTGACTGCTGGCTCGAAGTCTCCATAATGTAGACGTCAAAATCAGTAAGTCCAAGCCCGTTACAAGAAGCGTCGAGGCCTTGTCCATCCTCCTGCCTCATACCACTGCCATTTACTTCTTCAACATAAGTTGGGGTTAGGGGTAGAGGAAGAGCCACATATTCATTGAAGAGCTCATGGATTCCTTCCTCAACAGTCTTCACATAAGCGGCTGCTTCTTCTCCAtatattttggaaaaactgAACTCCACAAGTTTCATTTTGAAGCGTGGATCCATTACTACAGCAATAGCCAACATTAAGCAACAGCTCTTCCAATAATTATCAAACATCTCTTGCATCATTTTGGTAAGTCTGCTGGTGAATGGGTCTTCACTTGCTGCAGCACGAGCCAATTCCAATTGAATTTTCCACGCTTCATGGAAGAATGTGTTGGTTGTTGGAATTGTTGGTGCAGTCAAGAGATTGGCAGTGTCAAAGAAGATTTTCAAGTAAGTGCAGAGAGTCTCAACTTGCTTCCAGTCTTCCAATGATGGGGCATCTTTGAAATCAGGATCTAATGCATCCAAGCATGAAAATACTTCCTTCAACTCCGTTGCAGCCAACAACATCTCATATGTTGTGTTCCATTGAGTTTGGTCATCAAGGGTCAGCATCTTTGTGCTAGGCACCTGAAGCTGCTG
The sequence above is a segment of the Solanum lycopersicum chromosome 10, SLM_r2.1 genome. Coding sequences within it:
- the LOC101254347 gene encoding thioredoxin reductase NTRC, with the translated sequence MANTTPNITNSVGIGIRIRTKIRPASTSMAATPAALSTGHCIPTGLLVINSGTSRRGGAARVDSVNGHLTRSRASSFSIRAAAEVEPVGTSSSAQGIENLVIIGSGPAGYTAAIYAARANLKPVVFEGFQAGGVPGGQLMTTTEVENFPGFPEGITGPDLMDRMRRQAERWGAELYQEDVEFIDVKNAPFTVHSSERKVKCHSIIVATGANARRLGLPREDEFWSRGISACAICDGASPLFKGQVLAVVGGGDTATEEAIYLTKYARHVHLLVRKDQLRASRAMQDRVFNNPNITVHFNTETVDVVSNPKGQMSGILIRKADTQEESVLEAKGLFYGIGHSPNSQLLEGQVELDNSGYILVKEGTANTSVEGVFAAGDVQDHEWRQAITAAGSGCVAALSVERYLTSKNLLLEFHQPPTEEVKKELSEKDVQEGFDITLTKHKGQYALRKLYHESPRLMCVLYTSPTCGPCRTLKPILSKVIDEFDKDVHLVEIDITEDPEIAEAAGIMGTPCVQFFKNKEMLRTVSGVKMKREYREFIEANK